In a genomic window of Sulfurisphaera tokodaii str. 7:
- a CDS encoding biotin/lipoyl-containing protein yields the protein MKLLRVSSELGDSYVMTYDQQGNKDTVSFEDNKFEIEYIGPGWREGELLFKINGEVHRVYVDNGFIVIDDETIFKVDRITETPIEQGKSIEELIKGKEGEILSPMQGRIVQIRVKEGDAVNKGQPLLSIEAMKSETVISAPVGGVVQKIMVKPGQGVKKGDLLLIIK from the coding sequence ATGAAGTTACTTAGGGTATCTTCAGAATTAGGAGATAGCTATGTAATGACTTACGATCAACAAGGTAATAAAGATACCGTCAGCTTTGAGGATAATAAGTTTGAAATAGAATATATTGGACCCGGATGGAGAGAAGGAGAACTACTCTTCAAGATTAATGGTGAGGTTCATAGAGTATACGTAGACAATGGTTTTATTGTAATAGATGATGAAACGATCTTTAAGGTAGATAGAATAACGGAAACACCAATAGAACAAGGTAAGTCGATTGAAGAGTTGATAAAAGGAAAAGAAGGCGAAATTTTATCACCAATGCAAGGAAGAATTGTTCAGATAAGAGTAAAAGAAGGCGATGCTGTAAACAAAGGACAGCCATTATTATCTATTGAGGCAATGAAGAGTGAGACTGTAATATCCGCCCCAGTAGGTGGAGTAGTACAGAAAATTATGGTAAAACCTGGTCAGGGTGTAAAGAAAGGTGATTTATTACTTATTATTAAATGA
- the tatC gene encoding twin-arginine translocase subunit TatC, translating into MSIQKPSTDKEAPLIEHLKELGLRIRNMLIYLAIFFFIYFAFGISTIKVGSFTLPILYPSIYDSIAIQFTNAFLDREKPSGLHLITLNPFDPLYSSMYVSLLLAIISAFPLIFREFWAFVAPGLYEHEKRTIRKVLLPATSLFIAGASFAYFIIIPFMMLFVYKLDLSLGVEPTLSLRAYVSTIVTLMIAVGASFEFPLVMTSLTQLGLVKAQTWRQNWRWGVLVSFIIAWIVSPGTTGGLIETTIAVTLSSLYFIGVIVSSIIEKRNTKNKNQLLVK; encoded by the coding sequence ATGAGTATACAAAAACCGAGTACAGATAAAGAGGCTCCTCTGATTGAGCATTTAAAAGAATTAGGGCTTAGAATTAGAAACATGTTAATCTACCTCGCAATCTTCTTCTTTATATATTTTGCGTTTGGAATTTCTACTATTAAAGTAGGTTCATTTACTTTACCTATTCTATATCCTTCAATTTATGATAGTATTGCAATTCAATTTACAAACGCATTTCTAGATAGAGAAAAACCGTCCGGTTTACATTTAATTACCCTAAATCCTTTTGACCCATTATACTCTTCTATGTATGTTTCTCTTCTTTTAGCCATTATATCTGCATTTCCTTTAATATTTAGGGAGTTTTGGGCGTTTGTTGCTCCAGGTTTATATGAGCACGAAAAGAGAACAATCAGAAAAGTATTGTTACCAGCTACATCTCTATTTATAGCTGGAGCATCATTTGCATATTTTATTATTATTCCTTTTATGATGTTATTCGTTTATAAGCTAGATTTGAGTTTAGGCGTAGAACCTACATTAAGTTTAAGAGCTTATGTTAGTACGATTGTAACACTTATGATAGCAGTAGGGGCTTCCTTTGAATTCCCCCTAGTTATGACATCGCTTACTCAACTTGGACTTGTTAAAGCACAAACTTGGAGACAAAATTGGAGATGGGGTGTATTAGTCTCATTTATAATTGCATGGATAGTTTCGCCTGGTACTACTGGTGGTCTAATAGAAACAACTATTGCAGTTACTCTATCCAGTTTATATTTTATTGGAGTTATAGTTTCGTCAATTATCGAAAAGAGAAATACTAAAAACAAAAACCAATTACTAGTCAAATAA
- the hel308 gene encoding ATP-dependent DNA helicase Hel308, with protein sequence METISIDDLPLDIKIIDILKRRGIRTLNPPQSEAIRKGLLDGKRLLVTSPTASGKTLIAELGMINYLLSKGGKAIYITPLRALTNEKYNTFKDWETLGIKTGMTSGDYDTDDAWLENYDIIVTTYEKLDSLWRHKAKWLNEVSYFVLDEFHYLNDPERGPTVESVAIRAKKRGIVLGLSATISNGKEIANWLNAELVATNWRPVPLKEGIIYPEKKGFVVVYKDNTSRKVYGDDAIIAYTLDIVSKGGQVLVFRSSRKLAENTARKIVQYMNFVKLEDKKLLEIARKIKEVEDAGSNEKEDLYNLVLRGVAYHHAGLSKGLRDIIESSFRDRILKVIVATPTLAAGVNLPARAVVIGDIYRYNRKVVGYMDLIPVMDYKQMSGRAGRPGFDENGEAVVVVRNKREAEKVYERYLMSDVEPIESKLGSESAFYSFLISIIASEGEKTTEELMEYVKETLLPKELAKKYFRSGLDWLLQHDIFAEISDKITLTRFGRRISDLYINPFTAVTIREALEKNEKGCEIAYLHLLAYTPDGPSIGVSRAEEDALIDELNCELFVDEPEDEYEFSNYISALKVAYIVYDWVNEIDEDTILGKYGIGSGDLRAIIDTMDWLTYSGYHVASVLELKDHKDILEELHARVKDGVKPELIELVKIPGIGRVRARLLYQHDIKKPEDIVLNPEKVKQLLGPNLGEKIVREAARTIA encoded by the coding sequence ATGGAAACAATTTCTATTGACGATTTGCCGTTAGACATAAAAATTATAGATATTTTAAAAAGAAGAGGAATTAGAACTCTTAACCCACCACAATCTGAAGCAATAAGAAAAGGTTTACTAGATGGAAAAAGACTCTTAGTAACATCTCCTACTGCTTCTGGTAAAACTCTCATTGCAGAACTAGGTATGATAAATTATCTTCTATCAAAAGGCGGAAAAGCAATATATATTACCCCACTTAGAGCATTAACTAATGAAAAATATAATACGTTTAAAGATTGGGAAACTCTTGGTATAAAAACTGGAATGACAAGTGGAGATTACGATACTGATGACGCATGGCTCGAAAATTATGATATAATAGTAACTACTTACGAAAAATTAGATTCTTTATGGAGACATAAGGCTAAATGGCTTAACGAGGTTTCATATTTTGTTTTAGATGAGTTTCATTATTTAAACGATCCAGAAAGGGGTCCTACCGTTGAATCAGTTGCTATTAGAGCGAAGAAAAGAGGCATAGTATTAGGATTAAGTGCAACAATTAGTAATGGTAAAGAGATAGCTAACTGGTTAAATGCTGAACTAGTAGCTACTAATTGGAGACCCGTCCCGCTAAAAGAAGGAATAATATACCCAGAAAAGAAAGGATTTGTAGTAGTGTACAAGGATAATACCAGCAGGAAAGTATATGGGGATGATGCTATAATAGCTTACACACTAGATATAGTTTCAAAAGGAGGACAAGTTTTAGTGTTTCGCTCTTCGAGAAAATTAGCCGAAAATACAGCTAGAAAAATAGTTCAATATATGAATTTTGTAAAATTAGAGGATAAGAAATTACTGGAAATCGCTAGAAAAATTAAAGAAGTCGAAGATGCAGGGAGTAATGAGAAAGAGGACTTATATAACCTTGTATTAAGGGGTGTTGCTTATCATCATGCAGGTCTCTCTAAAGGACTTAGGGATATAATAGAATCTTCTTTTAGAGATAGAATATTGAAAGTGATAGTGGCAACACCCACATTAGCTGCTGGAGTTAATTTACCTGCTAGGGCTGTAGTTATAGGTGATATTTATAGATATAATAGAAAAGTTGTCGGATATATGGATTTAATCCCAGTTATGGATTATAAGCAAATGAGTGGCAGGGCTGGAAGACCAGGTTTTGATGAAAATGGAGAAGCTGTTGTAGTTGTTAGGAACAAAAGAGAGGCAGAAAAAGTATACGAAAGGTATTTAATGTCTGATGTGGAACCAATTGAATCAAAATTAGGTTCAGAAAGTGCATTTTATTCCTTCCTTATTAGTATTATAGCATCTGAAGGTGAAAAAACCACAGAGGAACTAATGGAATATGTAAAGGAAACCTTACTTCCGAAAGAACTAGCTAAAAAATATTTTAGATCTGGGTTAGATTGGTTACTACAACATGATATCTTTGCTGAAATCAGTGATAAAATCACATTAACTAGATTTGGAAGAAGAATCTCAGATCTATATATAAATCCTTTCACTGCAGTAACAATTAGAGAAGCCTTAGAGAAGAATGAGAAAGGATGCGAAATAGCATATCTTCACTTGTTAGCTTATACTCCAGATGGTCCTTCAATTGGAGTTAGTAGAGCTGAAGAAGATGCACTTATAGATGAGTTAAATTGTGAACTATTTGTTGATGAGCCTGAAGATGAATACGAATTTTCAAATTACATATCAGCATTAAAAGTAGCTTATATTGTTTATGATTGGGTAAATGAAATAGATGAAGATACAATCCTAGGGAAGTATGGAATAGGATCAGGTGATTTAAGGGCTATAATAGATACAATGGATTGGTTAACTTATTCTGGTTATCATGTAGCCTCCGTCCTAGAATTAAAAGATCATAAGGATATCTTAGAAGAACTTCATGCTAGAGTTAAAGACGGAGTTAAACCAGAGCTGATTGAATTGGTAAAGATTCCTGGAATAGGAAGAGTAAGAGCCAGACTACTTTATCAACATGATATTAAGAAACCAGAAGACATTGTACTAAACCCAGAAAAGGTTAAGCAACTTTTAGGTCCTAACTTAGGTGAAAAAATTGTCAGAGAAGCTGCAAGAACTATTGCTTGA
- a CDS encoding twin-arginine translocase TatA/TatE family subunit — protein MIRMALGSVYDAAIIIVVAIILIFGASKLPEIFRSLGRATGEFKKGKLEAEMELAQLQQVQQQQQTQQQKDLQSKIDELQKQLEELKKQQSQNK, from the coding sequence ATGATAAGAATGGCTCTTGGCTCAGTATATGATGCAGCAATTATAATAGTAGTTGCCATAATACTAATCTTTGGAGCCTCAAAGCTACCAGAAATTTTTAGATCATTAGGAAGAGCCACTGGCGAGTTTAAAAAAGGAAAACTTGAAGCCGAAATGGAGCTAGCTCAGTTACAACAAGTGCAACAACAACAGCAAACACAACAACAAAAAGATCTTCAGAGTAAGATTGATGAGTTACAAAAACAACTAGAGGAGCTAAAGAAGCAGCAATCACAGAATAAGTAA
- a CDS encoding ribbon-helix-helix domain-containing protein, whose product MILMATIRKVNETTFEIDLGEVKTISFKLEEDFLREIDEMTKMLGYSNRSDLIRDAIIEYIQYLKSIENEEKKKI is encoded by the coding sequence ATGATACTTATGGCTACTATAAGAAAAGTAAATGAAACAACATTTGAAATTGACTTAGGAGAAGTTAAGACAATTTCATTTAAATTAGAAGAAGATTTTCTGAGAGAAATTGATGAAATGACAAAAATGCTAGGTTATTCTAATAGAAGTGATTTAATTAGAGATGCGATTATAGAGTATATACAGTATCTAAAGAGTATCGAAAACGAGGAAAAGAAGAAAATATGA
- a CDS encoding inorganic phosphate transporter, with the protein MNTLLLLIFIVGLLASFSVGGNNSAVSLGILLSTNVLKRKHAYTINAISLFIGAFLGSYTMLNSVYGIVKSDQIIILEILLSSILLASTTTFYYLNKLGIPASLSQMIYPSIAVLVLISRGVIDFDWGKFWFTVGSWGISPSIAIVTSLSMYFILLKVIGNRRNFLKQIKYYKYSLILASIFTSYVTGANAIGIIISAGVIAEPYYITALTYAIASVLGLYLSSKKAAITVGFRVTRLGYIGASSALIGSDIISEIFTIFGVPISITQTIMGGIIGLSFRSFGFDIKRQLLQIARGWTVSPILAIIVSLATYGVLKSILGL; encoded by the coding sequence ATGAATACTTTGTTATTACTAATCTTTATTGTAGGGTTACTAGCTTCATTTAGTGTTGGAGGAAATAATTCTGCGGTATCTTTAGGAATTTTACTCTCTACAAACGTATTAAAAAGAAAACATGCATATACTATTAATGCGATTTCCTTATTTATAGGTGCTTTTTTAGGTAGTTACACAATGCTTAATAGCGTTTACGGGATAGTTAAATCTGATCAAATAATTATTTTAGAAATCTTATTATCTTCTATACTTTTGGCTTCAACTACTACATTTTATTATTTAAATAAATTAGGTATACCGGCATCATTAAGCCAAATGATTTATCCTTCTATTGCTGTTCTAGTTTTAATCTCCAGAGGAGTAATAGATTTTGATTGGGGAAAATTCTGGTTTACTGTAGGCTCGTGGGGTATTTCACCGTCTATAGCTATTGTGACTTCCTTATCTATGTACTTTATTCTCTTAAAAGTAATAGGAAATAGAAGAAATTTCTTAAAACAAATAAAATATTATAAATATTCTTTAATTTTAGCATCAATATTTACTTCATATGTTACTGGTGCTAATGCAATCGGAATAATAATATCAGCTGGAGTAATTGCAGAGCCTTATTATATTACGGCTTTAACTTATGCAATTGCTTCTGTTCTTGGTCTTTACCTAAGTTCTAAGAAAGCAGCCATTACAGTAGGTTTTAGAGTTACAAGACTTGGATATATAGGGGCTTCATCAGCACTAATTGGTAGTGATATAATTTCAGAAATTTTTACTATATTTGGTGTTCCCATTTCAATAACTCAAACTATAATGGGAGGAATTATAGGTCTGAGTTTTAGGAGCTTTGGTTTTGATATAAAAAGGCAATTATTACAAATAGCTAGGGGTTGGACAGTATCCCCAATTCTAGCAATAATAGTTAGCTTAGCTACTTATGGTGTATTAAAAAGCATTTTAGGCCTTTAA
- a CDS encoding acetyl-CoA carboxylase biotin carboxylase subunit, producing the protein MPPFGKVLVANRGEIAVRVMKAIKEMGMKAVAVYSEADKYALHVKYADEAYYIGPPPALESYLNIQAIIDAAEKAHADAVHPGYGFLSENADFAEAVVKAGLTWIGPPVDAMRAIKSKLDGKRIAKQAGVPISPGSDGPVDSLDEALKLAEKIGYPIMVKAAFGGGGTGITRVDNPDQLVEVWERNKRLAYQAFGKADLYIEKAAVNPRHIEFQLIGDKYGNYVVAWERECTIQRRNQKLIEEAPSPALKMEERERMFEPIIKFGQIIHYYTLGTFETVFSDTTREFYFLELNKRLQVEHPITEMIFRIDLVKLQINIAAGEPLPFTQEELNKRVRGHAIEYRINAEDPLNDFTGSSGFITYYKEPTGPGVRVDSGVTLGSYVPPFYDSLISKLIVYGENRAYAIQAGIRALNDYKIGGVRTTIELYKWISQEEDFQKGKFSTAYIAEKREQYLKYLKAKEQMKAALAATLYQRGLLKKATTTVNSTQPQNQTKRSNWKTYGLLQQSSYRVMW; encoded by the coding sequence ATGCCACCTTTTGGAAAAGTACTCGTTGCAAATAGAGGAGAAATTGCAGTAAGAGTTATGAAAGCAATCAAAGAAATGGGCATGAAAGCTGTTGCTGTGTATTCAGAAGCTGATAAATATGCTTTGCACGTAAAATATGCAGATGAGGCTTATTATATAGGGCCGCCACCAGCATTAGAAAGCTACTTAAATATTCAAGCCATTATTGATGCAGCAGAAAAAGCTCATGCTGATGCAGTTCATCCTGGTTACGGTTTCTTATCTGAAAACGCAGATTTTGCTGAAGCTGTTGTAAAGGCTGGATTAACATGGATTGGACCACCAGTAGATGCGATGAGAGCTATTAAGAGTAAGCTAGACGGCAAAAGAATTGCAAAACAAGCTGGAGTACCTATTTCACCTGGTTCTGACGGTCCAGTTGATAGTTTAGATGAGGCTCTAAAATTAGCTGAAAAAATTGGCTACCCAATAATGGTAAAAGCGGCATTCGGTGGTGGAGGTACTGGAATAACTAGGGTTGATAATCCAGACCAGTTAGTCGAAGTTTGGGAAAGGAATAAAAGATTAGCTTATCAAGCCTTTGGTAAAGCTGATTTATATATTGAAAAGGCGGCAGTTAATCCAAGACATATTGAGTTTCAGCTAATAGGAGATAAATATGGCAACTATGTAGTAGCATGGGAAAGAGAGTGTACAATTCAAAGAAGAAATCAGAAATTAATTGAAGAAGCACCCTCACCAGCTCTAAAAATGGAAGAACGAGAAAGAATGTTTGAACCAATTATCAAGTTCGGTCAAATTATTCATTATTACACATTAGGAACATTTGAAACAGTTTTCTCAGATACTACGAGAGAATTCTATTTCCTTGAATTAAATAAAAGACTTCAAGTTGAACACCCAATTACCGAAATGATATTTAGAATTGACTTAGTAAAACTTCAAATAAATATCGCTGCAGGTGAACCTTTACCTTTTACCCAAGAAGAATTAAATAAAAGAGTAAGAGGGCACGCAATCGAATATAGAATCAATGCTGAAGATCCGTTAAATGACTTTACTGGTAGCTCGGGATTTATCACATACTATAAGGAACCGACTGGTCCGGGAGTAAGAGTAGATAGTGGTGTTACTTTAGGTAGTTACGTACCACCATTTTACGATTCGTTAATTTCAAAACTCATTGTATATGGCGAAAATAGAGCTTATGCCATACAGGCTGGAATAAGAGCTTTAAATGATTATAAAATAGGTGGAGTTAGAACAACAATTGAACTATACAAATGGATATCACAAGAGGAAGATTTTCAAAAAGGTAAATTCTCAACTGCATATATAGCTGAGAAGAGAGAACAATACCTAAAATACTTAAAAGCAAAAGAGCAGATGAAAGCCGCTTTAGCTGCAACGTTATATCAAAGAGGATTGTTAAAGAAAGCAACGACTACAGTTAATTCTACTCAACCACAAAATCAAACAAAGAGGTCGAATTGGAAAACATACGGTTTATTGCAACAATCCTCTTATAGGGTGATGTGGTAA
- a CDS encoding ABC transporter ATP-binding protein — translation MFKGVNITAYDKELIAIVGPSGIGKSTLLRILGGFIQPREGEVRLLGKKITKPTPKIALVHQSIATFPWMTALENVKLGLKYRKLPKEEEDKIARKMLEIVGLSGFENLYPKQLSGGMRQRIAIARALAAEPIVLLMDEPFSHLDELTAEGLRQEIYQMIFSPETNLRAAVLVSHNLNEVVELSDRVYVLNGSPATVVGEIKVELERPRDPRDPKFAQYLDELYKALTPIKKRNNKETEA, via the coding sequence GTGTTTAAAGGAGTAAATATTACAGCATATGATAAAGAACTAATAGCAATTGTAGGTCCTTCTGGTATTGGAAAATCTACTCTGTTGAGAATATTAGGAGGTTTCATACAACCAAGAGAAGGGGAAGTTAGACTATTGGGAAAAAAGATTACAAAACCTACCCCTAAAATTGCCTTGGTACACCAATCTATAGCTACTTTTCCTTGGATGACAGCACTTGAGAATGTTAAGTTAGGTTTAAAATATAGGAAATTGCCTAAAGAGGAGGAAGATAAGATTGCAAGAAAAATGCTTGAAATAGTAGGGTTATCTGGTTTTGAGAATCTATATCCTAAACAGCTAAGTGGAGGAATGAGGCAAAGAATAGCCATTGCTAGAGCATTAGCTGCAGAACCTATAGTATTACTAATGGATGAACCATTTTCTCATTTAGATGAACTAACAGCTGAAGGATTACGACAAGAGATTTACCAAATGATATTCTCTCCAGAGACTAATCTGCGTGCAGCTGTGCTAGTTTCTCATAATCTTAATGAGGTAGTAGAGTTATCAGACAGAGTTTATGTTTTAAATGGAAGTCCTGCCACAGTAGTGGGTGAGATAAAAGTTGAATTAGAAAGACCTAGGGATCCGAGAGATCCTAAATTTGCACAATACTTAGACGAGTTATATAAAGCCCTCACTCCAATAAAGAAAAGAAATAATAAGGAAACGGAGGCATGA
- a CDS encoding ABC transporter permease produces MNIPLLITFILASLVTIGRVWVTILFSIFSGWFLAYASIKNKIFENIYVSLIEVFESVPVFSFFPIVLIFFIYDIGGSLGVEFAVLFLVFTAVTWNIWMGEYQAFKTVPEDLLEVSENYRLKFWGTMTKLYIPFSIPRIAANLIPSFADALFYITVSEVFAVGTHTYQVFGIGTVIANLVSEGEYTDALYGIAVLAIFTIAITLLLREFSKYSVERYGLDTEISIRKRGRIHFGYSTRLVSALSYPAKLAKVFPTPIRLRSNIKEEDEEKEHKYFWKISGIVAGVLLLAFILYGAISTIISVPLSTWGYLISTLPSDLISILFDYIRVGIIALLSFVFAIFVGYYLTTHEKTEKIVIPIIQAYSAIPAPAYYPLFLLVTLPFIHSIFGPFTNEFYVLFLGFISTFYYVFYSFWIGVKNLPQQYWEIMKNYDFKFWQKLRYVIIPGTFPYIIAGLSSTINSAWGGLAIGEYWPDIIQNYNLEVHTGMMKLIDVATNEGNIVLASWVSLIFGIIVAVYSILFTRKLMDLARKKYIAEEGIYLA; encoded by the coding sequence ATGAATATTCCACTTTTAATTACTTTCATTTTGGCTTCTTTAGTAACGATTGGAAGGGTTTGGGTTACTATATTATTCTCTATATTTTCTGGGTGGTTTTTAGCCTATGCTAGTATAAAAAATAAAATATTTGAAAATATTTATGTTAGTTTAATTGAAGTTTTTGAATCTGTTCCGGTATTTAGTTTCTTTCCTATAGTTTTAATATTCTTTATATATGATATAGGTGGAAGTTTAGGAGTAGAATTTGCTGTCTTATTTCTTGTTTTTACTGCTGTTACCTGGAATATTTGGATGGGTGAGTATCAAGCATTCAAAACCGTGCCAGAAGATCTATTGGAAGTTTCTGAAAATTACAGACTTAAATTTTGGGGAACTATGACTAAGTTATATATCCCATTTTCTATACCCAGAATTGCAGCAAATTTAATTCCAAGTTTCGCTGACGCCTTATTTTATATAACTGTTAGCGAAGTGTTCGCTGTAGGAACACATACTTATCAAGTGTTTGGTATTGGAACTGTTATAGCTAATTTAGTAAGCGAAGGAGAATATACAGACGCATTATATGGAATAGCGGTTTTGGCTATATTTACTATAGCGATTACTTTACTACTTAGAGAATTTTCAAAATATAGTGTAGAAAGATATGGTTTAGATACTGAAATCTCTATTAGAAAAAGAGGAAGAATTCATTTTGGTTACTCTACAAGATTAGTTAGTGCTCTATCTTATCCAGCTAAATTAGCAAAAGTTTTCCCAACACCTATAAGATTAAGATCTAACATTAAAGAAGAGGACGAAGAAAAAGAACATAAATATTTCTGGAAGATAAGTGGGATTGTCGCAGGAGTCTTACTTTTGGCTTTTATCTTATATGGTGCGATATCAACAATTATTTCTGTACCTCTTTCAACCTGGGGTTACTTAATTTCAACATTACCGTCTGATTTAATATCTATATTATTTGATTATATAAGAGTTGGAATCATTGCTTTGCTTTCTTTCGTTTTTGCGATATTCGTCGGTTACTATCTTACTACTCACGAGAAAACTGAAAAAATTGTGATTCCGATTATTCAAGCATATTCAGCTATTCCAGCCCCAGCATATTATCCGCTTTTCCTTTTGGTTACACTACCATTTATACATTCAATTTTTGGGCCATTTACTAATGAGTTTTACGTTTTATTTCTAGGTTTTATATCTACTTTTTACTATGTATTTTATAGTTTTTGGATAGGTGTTAAGAACCTTCCACAACAATATTGGGAGATAATGAAAAACTATGATTTCAAATTCTGGCAAAAACTTAGATATGTAATTATACCGGGAACATTTCCTTATATCATTGCAGGATTATCTAGTACTATAAACAGTGCTTGGGGAGGATTAGCAATAGGAGAATATTGGCCAGACATAATACAGAATTATAATCTAGAGGTACATACAGGGATGATGAAATTAATTGACGTAGCTACAAATGAAGGAAACATTGTTTTAGCATCATGGGTCTCTCTGATTTTTGGTATAATAGTAGCTGTTTATTCAATTTTATTTACTAGAAAATTAATGGATTTAGCGAGAAAGAAATATATTGCAGAAGAAGGAATTTATCTCGCATGA
- a CDS encoding acyl-CoA carboxylase subunit beta, producing the protein MSMYEKPPVEKLIEELRQLKEKAYKGGGDERIQFQHSKGKLTARERLALLFDDGKFNEIMTFATTRATEFGLDKQRFYGDGVVTGWGKVDGRTVFAYAQDFTVLGGSLGETHANKIVRAYELALKVGAPVVGINDSGGARIQEGALSLEGYGAVFKMNVMASGVIPQITIMAGPAAGGAVYSPALTDFIIMIKGDAYYMFVTGPEITKVVLGEEVSFQDLGGAVVHATKSGVVHFMVDSEQEAINLTKRLLSYLPSNNMEEPPYIDTGDPADRDATGVEQIVPNDAAKPYNMREIIYKIVDNGEFLEVHKHWAQNIIVGFARIAGNVVGIVANNPEEFGGSIDIDAADKAARFIRFCDAFNIPLISLVDTPGYVPGTDQEYKGIIRHGAKMLYAFAEATVPKITVIVRKSYGGAHIAMSIKSLGADLVYAWPTAEIAVTGPEGAVRILYRKEIQQASNPDDVLKQRIAEYRKLFANPYWAAEKGLVDDVIEPKDTRRVIVAGLEMLKTKREYRYPKKHGNIPL; encoded by the coding sequence ATGTCTATGTATGAAAAACCTCCAGTTGAAAAATTAATTGAAGAATTAAGACAATTAAAAGAAAAAGCGTATAAGGGAGGAGGAGATGAAAGAATACAATTCCAGCACAGTAAAGGTAAGCTTACAGCTAGAGAGAGATTAGCACTTTTGTTTGATGATGGTAAATTTAATGAAATTATGACTTTTGCAACTACCAGAGCTACGGAATTCGGTCTAGATAAGCAGAGATTCTATGGAGATGGTGTTGTTACTGGTTGGGGTAAAGTTGACGGTAGAACAGTTTTTGCGTATGCCCAAGATTTTACAGTATTAGGAGGAAGCTTAGGAGAGACACATGCAAATAAGATTGTTAGAGCTTATGAATTAGCTCTAAAAGTAGGAGCACCAGTTGTGGGTATTAATGATTCTGGTGGTGCAAGAATACAAGAAGGTGCATTATCGTTAGAAGGATATGGTGCTGTATTCAAAATGAATGTAATGGCTTCTGGTGTGATTCCACAAATAACTATTATGGCTGGACCAGCAGCAGGTGGTGCGGTTTATTCGCCAGCACTAACAGATTTCATAATTATGATTAAAGGAGACGCGTACTATATGTTTGTAACGGGGCCAGAAATTACTAAAGTAGTTTTAGGAGAAGAAGTATCTTTCCAGGATTTGGGTGGAGCTGTCGTTCATGCAACAAAGTCCGGTGTAGTACATTTCATGGTTGATAGTGAACAAGAAGCAATTAATTTAACTAAAAGACTATTATCATATTTACCATCAAATAACATGGAAGAACCTCCTTATATTGATACTGGAGATCCAGCAGATAGAGATGCAACTGGAGTAGAACAAATAGTTCCTAATGATGCGGCAAAACCCTATAACATGAGGGAAATAATTTACAAGATTGTAGATAATGGTGAATTCCTTGAGGTTCATAAACATTGGGCACAAAACATAATAGTAGGATTCGCGAGAATTGCGGGTAATGTTGTTGGAATAGTAGCTAATAACCCAGAAGAATTTGGCGGTTCTATAGATATCGATGCTGCTGATAAGGCAGCAAGATTTATTAGATTCTGTGATGCGTTCAACATACCCCTAATTAGCTTAGTAGATACTCCAGGTTACGTGCCGGGGACTGATCAAGAGTATAAAGGCATAATAAGGCATGGTGCAAAAATGCTATATGCATTTGCTGAAGCGACTGTACCTAAAATTACAGTAATTGTTAGAAAATCTTATGGAGGAGCACATATAGCAATGAGCATAAAGAGTTTAGGAGCAGATTTAGTATATGCTTGGCCAACAGCCGAAATTGCTGTAACGGGACCGGAAGGTGCAGTAAGAATTCTTTATAGAAAAGAAATTCAACAAGCTTCAAATCCAGATGATGTATTAAAGCAAAGAATAGCAGAATATAGGAAGTTGTTTGCAAATCCGTACTGGGCTGCTGAGAAGGGACTGGTTGATGATGTCATTGAGCCAAAAGATACTAGAAGAGTAATTGTAGCTGGATTAGAAATGCTAAAGACTAAGAGAGAATATAGGTATCCTAAGAAACATGGTAATATACCATTATGA